In a single window of the Pontibacter russatus genome:
- a CDS encoding acyl-CoA carboxylase subunit beta produces MDIEFNKNEDALKQLVYQLKAKLKNVYAGGGEKRIRKEHEKGKMTARERISYLLDEGAEFLEVGALAGEGMYEEVGGCPGGGVITGIGYIQGRQCVVVANDATVKAGAWFPITAKKNLRAQEIAMENKLPIVYLVDSAGVFLPMQDEIFPDKEHFGRMFRNNAVMSAMGIVQIAAIMGSCVAGGAYLPIMSDEALIVEGTGSVFLAGSYLVKSAIGETIDNETLGGAATHSEISGVTDYKCKNDQEALDHIRNLFDKMGDNPKAGFNRAAPAAPKLTEQDIYGLLPADRVKPYDMMDIISRLADNSLFEPYKDLYGQTLICGLARIDGWSVGIVANQRKIVKSKKGEMQMGGVIYSDSADKAARFIMNCNQKKIPLVFLQDVSGFMVGSKAEHGGIIKDGAKMVSAMANSVVPKFTILIGNSYGAGNYAMCGKAYDPRLIYAWPTAQLAVMSGAAAANTLLQIQVSSLKARGEEITPEAEKELLERITSKYNEELSPYYAAARLWVDGIIDPLETRKVISIGIEAANHAPIEKPYSVGVIQT; encoded by the coding sequence ATGGATATCGAATTCAACAAAAACGAAGATGCCCTGAAGCAACTGGTCTACCAACTGAAGGCAAAACTGAAGAACGTATATGCGGGGGGAGGGGAGAAGCGCATCCGGAAAGAGCACGAAAAGGGGAAAATGACGGCGCGTGAGCGCATCAGCTACCTGCTCGACGAGGGGGCGGAGTTTCTCGAGGTGGGAGCCCTTGCTGGCGAAGGCATGTACGAAGAAGTGGGCGGCTGCCCGGGCGGCGGCGTGATTACCGGCATCGGCTATATACAGGGCCGCCAGTGCGTGGTGGTGGCCAACGACGCCACGGTAAAGGCGGGGGCCTGGTTCCCTATCACGGCCAAGAAGAACCTGCGGGCGCAGGAAATCGCCATGGAGAACAAACTGCCCATCGTGTACCTGGTGGACAGTGCCGGGGTGTTTCTGCCCATGCAGGACGAGATTTTCCCGGATAAAGAGCACTTCGGGCGCATGTTCCGAAACAACGCCGTGATGAGTGCGATGGGCATTGTGCAGATTGCCGCCATCATGGGCAGTTGTGTGGCAGGCGGCGCGTACCTGCCCATCATGAGCGACGAGGCGCTGATTGTGGAAGGAACGGGCTCCGTATTCCTGGCGGGCTCCTACCTCGTGAAGTCGGCTATCGGCGAAACCATCGACAACGAGACGCTGGGCGGCGCCGCCACGCACTCCGAGATATCCGGCGTGACCGACTACAAGTGCAAAAATGACCAGGAGGCGCTGGACCATATCCGCAACCTCTTCGATAAGATGGGCGACAACCCGAAGGCCGGCTTCAACCGTGCCGCGCCTGCTGCCCCGAAACTGACTGAGCAGGATATATATGGCCTGCTGCCCGCTGACCGCGTGAAGCCCTACGATATGATGGACATCATCTCCAGATTGGCGGACAACTCCTTGTTTGAGCCATACAAAGACTTATATGGCCAGACGCTGATCTGCGGCCTCGCCCGCATCGACGGCTGGTCGGTGGGCATTGTGGCCAACCAGCGCAAAATTGTGAAGAGCAAAAAAGGCGAAATGCAGATGGGCGGCGTTATATATTCCGACTCCGCCGACAAGGCCGCCCGCTTTATCATGAACTGCAACCAGAAGAAGATTCCGCTGGTGTTTCTGCAGGATGTGTCCGGGTTTATGGTGGGCAGCAAGGCCGAGCACGGCGGCATCATAAAAGACGGTGCCAAGATGGTGAGCGCCATGGCCAACTCGGTGGTGCCCAAGTTTACGATACTTATAGGCAACAGCTACGGGGCGGGCAACTACGCCATGTGCGGCAAAGCTTACGACCCGCGGCTTATATATGCCTGGCCCACGGCCCAACTGGCCGTGATGAGCGGGGCCGCGGCCGCCAACACGCTGCTGCAGATACAGGTGTCGTCACTGAAAGCCAGGGGCGAGGAGATAACACCCGAAGCCGAAAAAGAACTGCTGGAACGCATCACCAGCAAATATAACGAAGAGCTGTCGCCGTACTACGCGGCCGCCCGCCTATGGGTGGACGGTATCATCGATCCGCTGGAGACGCGCAAGGTTATATCCATAGGCATCGAGGCGGCCAACCACGCCCCCATCGAGAAGCCGTACAGCGTGGGTGTGATACAGACGTGA
- a CDS encoding WD40 repeat domain-containing protein has product MASNIQVQKITTLTGHRDCVYTLAPSGEEHVFFSAAGDGMVVAWNLNDPDTGELVAKVSGSVYALRYIPGRNLLLIGQNQEGLQVIDLKDKKIRKSVPLPKAAIFDILYIPELEKIFVGMAGGAVCVVSGDTFELQTLIRKSSQSARSLAYNPQTQELAVGYSDNVIRIYDAASLELKHEMDAHANSVFTVAYSPDGKLLLTGSRDAHLRVWEVEQNYKERGYTIAHMYTINHITYSPDGRFFATCSMDKSIKVWDAQTFKLLKVIDKVRNASHGTSVNKLFWSAHQNQLVSCSDDRTISVWDIKQVEL; this is encoded by the coding sequence ATGGCCAGCAATATACAAGTACAGAAAATAACCACCCTCACCGGCCACCGCGACTGCGTGTACACCCTTGCGCCATCGGGGGAGGAGCACGTTTTCTTCTCGGCCGCCGGCGACGGCATGGTGGTGGCCTGGAATCTGAATGACCCGGACACCGGCGAACTGGTGGCCAAAGTGAGCGGCTCGGTGTATGCGCTCCGCTATATACCCGGCCGCAACCTGCTGCTCATCGGCCAGAACCAGGAGGGCCTGCAGGTCATCGACCTGAAAGATAAGAAAATACGGAAGTCGGTACCGCTGCCGAAGGCGGCCATTTTTGATATTCTATATATACCGGAACTGGAGAAAATTTTCGTGGGCATGGCCGGCGGCGCTGTCTGCGTGGTCAGCGGCGACACGTTTGAGCTGCAGACCCTTATCCGGAAATCGAGCCAGAGCGCCCGCAGCCTGGCCTACAACCCGCAAACGCAGGAACTGGCCGTGGGCTACAGCGACAACGTCATCCGGATATATGATGCGGCCAGCCTGGAGCTGAAGCACGAGATGGATGCGCACGCCAACTCGGTTTTCACGGTGGCTTACTCGCCGGACGGCAAACTGTTGCTCACGGGCAGCCGCGACGCGCACCTGCGGGTGTGGGAGGTAGAGCAAAACTACAAAGAGCGCGGTTACACCATCGCCCACATGTACACCATCAACCACATCACCTACAGCCCCGACGGCCGGTTTTTCGCCACCTGCAGCATGGACAAATCGATAAAAGTGTGGGATGCGCAGACCTTTAAACTGCTGAAAGTGATAGACAAGGTGCGCAACGCCAGCCACGGCACATCGGTGAATAAATTATTTTGGTCGGCTCATCAGAATCAGTTAGTTTCGTGTAGTGACGACCGCACCATTTCGGTTTGGGATATAAAACAGGTTGAGTTATGA
- a CDS encoding thioredoxin family protein, whose product MKYFASLAAALFLSIGAFAQSGSYQLGDKVADFSLKGANNKTASLSDFANAKTVVLVFTNNQCPYSKLYENRLTTLAGTYSGQGVQFVFVNPGVGDGGETLEAMAAKNYSFPYLADEGQRLSKQFGATKTPEAFVLQNTGDGFVLKYKGAIDDNPQVASGVKNNYLKNVIDAVLANKAVTTVDKRATGCLIKKY is encoded by the coding sequence ATGAAATACTTTGCCTCGCTTGCCGCAGCCTTGTTCCTGTCCATTGGCGCTTTTGCGCAGTCCGGGAGCTATCAACTGGGGGATAAAGTGGCGGATTTCTCGCTGAAGGGCGCCAACAACAAGACCGCCTCACTGAGCGACTTTGCCAATGCCAAAACGGTGGTGCTGGTGTTTACGAACAACCAGTGCCCTTACTCAAAATTGTACGAAAACCGCCTTACTACACTTGCCGGCACCTACAGCGGCCAGGGTGTGCAGTTTGTTTTCGTGAACCCCGGTGTGGGCGACGGCGGCGAAACGCTGGAGGCCATGGCCGCCAAGAACTACAGCTTCCCCTACTTGGCCGACGAAGGCCAGCGCCTGAGCAAGCAGTTCGGAGCCACGAAAACGCCAGAGGCCTTTGTGCTGCAGAACACCGGCGATGGCTTCGTGCTCAAATACAAGGGCGCCATCGACGACAACCCGCAGGTGGCGAGCGGCGTGAAAAACAACTACCTCAAAAATGTGATTGACGCCGTGCTGGCCAACAAAGCCGTGACCACCGTGGATAAACGCGCCACCGGCTGCCTGATTAAGAAATACTAA
- the folB gene encoding dihydroneopterin aldolase encodes MGQIALEGMEFFAFHGFYDEEQKIGNKYGVDLYIDTDLRRAAESDDLHQTVNYEVLYKLVLTEMKAPARLLEHLGHRIIDKVYEKFPFVVSVKVQVYKFNPPLGGICKWAKVSLEEAR; translated from the coding sequence ATGGGACAGATTGCGCTGGAGGGGATGGAGTTCTTCGCTTTCCACGGCTTTTATGACGAGGAGCAGAAGATCGGCAACAAGTACGGCGTCGATTTATATATAGACACCGACCTGCGCCGCGCCGCCGAAAGCGACGACCTGCACCAGACCGTGAACTACGAGGTGCTGTACAAGCTGGTGCTGACCGAAATGAAAGCGCCCGCCCGCCTGCTCGAGCACCTGGGCCACCGCATCATCGACAAGGTATATGAGAAATTCCCGTTTGTGGTGTCGGTGAAGGTGCAGGTATATAAATTCAACCCCCCGCTCGGCGGCATCTGCAAATGGGCGAAAGTCAGTTTAGAGGAAGCAAGGTAA
- a CDS encoding transglutaminase-like domain-containing protein gives MTKNEIKALISLLEDSDYEVAHHVEQRIVALGEGIIPFLEEEWEETLDSDLQKKIEDLIHSLQFEGLLARLKAWKEKGADNLIEGMWLVNSYMYPDVEFSDISRTMDQLYFDAWTHMKDEMHPYDQVKSLNNVLFREKRFSANTKNFHSPANSMLHLVLESKRGNPLTLCVIYMTLAQRLGMPVYGVNLPNLFILTYKMDGLQFYVNVYNKGLILSKADIDNYILQLNLNPMDIFYEPCSNIDVVKRALRNLAFSFEKMDDLEKATEVTKLLTAITDEDSPV, from the coding sequence GTGACGAAGAATGAAATAAAGGCGCTCATCTCGCTGCTGGAAGACAGCGACTACGAGGTGGCGCACCATGTAGAACAGCGCATTGTGGCGCTCGGAGAAGGGATTATCCCGTTTCTGGAGGAGGAGTGGGAGGAGACGCTGGACTCGGACCTGCAGAAGAAAATCGAGGACCTGATCCACAGCCTGCAGTTCGAGGGGCTGCTTGCCCGCCTGAAAGCCTGGAAGGAGAAAGGCGCCGACAACCTGATAGAGGGCATGTGGCTGGTGAATTCCTATATGTACCCGGACGTGGAGTTCAGCGACATCTCCCGGACAATGGACCAGCTTTACTTCGACGCCTGGACGCACATGAAGGACGAGATGCACCCTTACGACCAGGTAAAATCGCTGAACAACGTGCTGTTCCGGGAGAAGCGCTTCTCGGCCAACACCAAGAACTTCCACTCGCCCGCCAACTCCATGCTGCACCTGGTGCTGGAGAGCAAGCGCGGCAACCCCCTGACCCTGTGCGTGATTTACATGACGCTGGCGCAGCGCCTCGGCATGCCGGTATATGGCGTGAACCTGCCTAACCTGTTCATCCTGACCTATAAGATGGACGGCCTGCAGTTTTATGTCAACGTCTACAACAAGGGCCTCATCCTGTCTAAGGCCGACATCGACAATTATATCCTGCAGCTCAACCTCAACCCGATGGACATCTTTTATGAGCCCTGCTCCAACATCGACGTGGTGAAGCGGGCCCTTCGAAATCTCGCCTTCTCGTTCGAGAAGATGGATGACCTGGAGAAGGCGACCGAAGTGACCAAACTGCTCACCGCCATCACCGACGAGGACAGCCCGGTATAG
- the meaB gene encoding methylmalonyl Co-A mutase-associated GTPase MeaB, with the protein MAKRFSADTYIAGILAGDRVLLSRAITLVESRLPSDQELAQEVIRAVLPHAGNSVRVGITGVPGVGKSTFIEAFGLYLIREQQKKLAVLAIDPTSQRSGGSILGDKTRMDALATNPQAFIRPSPAGKSLGGVTRSTRESIVLCEAAGFDMIVVETVGVGQSETAVHGMVDFFLLLMLAGAGDELQGIKRGIMEMADAIAITKADGANVDKANAARAEYQSALHLYPKAVSGWLPQVSTCSALSKTGLDTIWQAIYDYLQLTQSNGFFGQKRRDQNLQWLQEAIRQGLEERFYANQQVKEQLPGITAQVKEGQKSAFAAASELLKLV; encoded by the coding sequence TTGGCCAAGCGATTCAGTGCTGATACCTATATAGCAGGCATTCTGGCCGGAGACCGGGTGCTGCTGAGCCGTGCCATCACGCTGGTGGAAAGCAGGCTCCCCTCCGACCAGGAACTGGCGCAGGAGGTCATCCGGGCGGTGCTGCCACACGCGGGCAACTCTGTGCGGGTGGGCATCACGGGCGTGCCCGGCGTAGGAAAGAGCACATTTATCGAAGCCTTTGGCCTCTACTTGATCCGGGAGCAGCAGAAAAAGCTGGCGGTGCTGGCCATCGACCCGACCAGCCAGCGCTCCGGCGGCAGCATCCTGGGCGACAAAACCCGCATGGACGCGCTGGCCACCAATCCGCAGGCTTTTATCCGTCCCTCCCCGGCGGGCAAATCGCTTGGCGGCGTGACCCGGAGCACCCGCGAGTCCATTGTCCTTTGCGAGGCGGCGGGCTTTGATATGATTGTCGTGGAAACGGTGGGGGTGGGGCAGTCGGAGACGGCGGTGCATGGCATGGTGGATTTCTTTTTGCTGCTGATGCTGGCTGGCGCCGGCGACGAGCTGCAGGGCATCAAGCGGGGCATCATGGAAATGGCCGACGCCATCGCCATCACCAAGGCCGACGGAGCCAATGTGGACAAAGCCAACGCCGCCCGCGCCGAGTACCAGAGCGCCCTCCACCTGTACCCGAAAGCAGTTTCCGGCTGGCTGCCACAGGTCAGCACCTGTTCCGCCCTCTCCAAAACCGGCCTCGACACCATCTGGCAAGCTATATATGATTACCTTCAACTTACGCAAAGCAACGGCTTTTTCGGACAGAAGCGTCGCGACCAGAACCTGCAGTGGTTGCAGGAGGCCATCCGGCAGGGCCTGGAGGAGCGATTTTATGCCAACCAGCAGGTAAAGGAGCAGCTGCCCGGCATCACGGCGCAGGTGAAGGAAGGGCAGAAATCGGCTTTCGCGGCGGCGTCGGAATTGCTGAAGCTGGTGTAG
- a CDS encoding sugar phosphate isomerase/epimerase family protein, whose protein sequence is MKNMYPILLFVLCLFTSCAGSQQANIETPEAKLDWKLGAQAYTFNRFTFFEAIDKIRECNLKYVEAFPGQTIGGGIEGKMDYHMPAEKREQILKMLKEKGVKAVSYGVVGADNEADWRQIFEFAKAMGMENITSEPNEKFLPLLSQLCDEYEINLAIHNHPQPSHYWNPDVVLSALQGQSKRIGACADIGHWVRSGLDPVESLKKLEGHIVQLHMKDLNEKSRNAHDVHWGQGVNQVDAVLQELKRQGFEGLFSVEYEHNWDNNVPDVQASVAYFRETVKELQ, encoded by the coding sequence ATGAAAAACATGTACCCCATTCTGCTTTTCGTTTTATGCCTGTTCACCTCCTGTGCGGGCAGCCAGCAAGCCAACATAGAAACACCGGAGGCCAAACTCGACTGGAAGCTCGGCGCCCAGGCCTATACCTTCAACCGTTTCACTTTTTTCGAGGCCATCGATAAAATCAGGGAATGTAACCTGAAGTACGTGGAGGCTTTCCCGGGCCAGACCATCGGTGGGGGCATTGAGGGCAAAATGGACTACCACATGCCTGCGGAAAAAAGGGAGCAGATTCTGAAAATGCTGAAAGAGAAAGGCGTGAAGGCCGTTTCTTACGGCGTGGTCGGGGCCGACAACGAAGCCGACTGGCGGCAGATATTTGAGTTTGCCAAAGCCATGGGCATGGAGAACATCACCTCCGAGCCCAATGAGAAATTCCTCCCCCTGCTCTCGCAACTCTGCGACGAGTATGAAATTAACCTGGCCATCCACAACCACCCGCAGCCTTCGCACTACTGGAACCCGGATGTGGTGCTGAGTGCGCTGCAGGGGCAAAGCAAGCGGATAGGCGCCTGCGCTGATATCGGCCACTGGGTGCGCTCCGGCTTAGACCCGGTGGAGTCCCTGAAAAAACTGGAGGGCCACATCGTGCAGCTGCACATGAAGGACCTGAATGAAAAAAGCAGAAATGCCCATGACGTGCATTGGGGCCAGGGAGTAAATCAGGTGGACGCGGTACTGCAGGAGCTTAAAAGACAGGGCTTCGAAGGCTTGTTCTCGGTTGAGTATGAGCACAACTGGGACAACAACGTGCCCGATGTGCAGGCGAGCGTGGCCTACTTCAGGGAAACCGTGAAAGAACTGCAGTAA
- a CDS encoding DivIVA domain-containing protein: MKITPLEIRQKTFEKAFRGLDKDEVYAFLMTLSQQWEKLLDENKDLRMKLDASHRETQKLREVESSLYKTLKTAEDTGSSIVEQANKAAELRGREAELKANELLNQARHQARQVLEEATKQSERLVAEMQQEVKALEQDYQRMEGHLDTMVRDLKNLANEALERAEKTKAKPKTTTQSILSRAADVKVESAELLKSLKDMKTTNETKPIQLAETTAANAPVAAIGNNYHPLGDPAPGVTQPQPEVPSPVEPTVPNIPSPEIEQPSPDYPGRVPAPGIEQPIPDIQPVTPDQPEIQPPLTEPSRNSQSGRVPVRETAGSFFDEIG, translated from the coding sequence ATGAAGATTACACCATTAGAAATCAGGCAGAAAACATTTGAAAAGGCTTTCAGGGGGTTGGACAAGGACGAGGTATACGCCTTTTTGATGACCCTCTCGCAACAGTGGGAAAAGCTGCTGGACGAAAACAAGGACCTGCGCATGAAACTGGACGCCTCGCACCGCGAAACCCAGAAACTGCGGGAGGTGGAATCTTCGCTGTACAAAACCCTGAAAACCGCCGAGGACACCGGCAGCAGCATTGTGGAGCAGGCCAACAAAGCCGCAGAACTGCGGGGCCGGGAAGCCGAGCTGAAAGCAAACGAGCTGCTGAACCAGGCCCGCCACCAGGCGCGCCAGGTGCTGGAGGAGGCCACGAAGCAATCAGAGAGGCTGGTGGCTGAGATGCAGCAGGAGGTGAAGGCCCTGGAGCAGGATTACCAGCGCATGGAGGGCCACCTCGACACGATGGTGCGCGACCTGAAGAACCTGGCCAACGAGGCGCTGGAGCGGGCCGAGAAGACAAAGGCAAAACCTAAAACCACCACACAGAGTATTCTTTCAAGAGCCGCCGACGTGAAAGTAGAGAGCGCGGAGCTGCTGAAAAGCCTGAAAGATATGAAAACGACAAACGAAACCAAGCCGATTCAATTGGCAGAGACCACTGCAGCCAACGCGCCTGTGGCAGCCATCGGCAACAATTACCACCCGCTCGGCGACCCCGCGCCGGGCGTGACGCAGCCACAACCTGAGGTGCCCAGCCCGGTAGAGCCAACCGTGCCGAACATTCCGTCGCCGGAGATTGAGCAGCCGTCGCCGGACTACCCGGGCCGCGTGCCGGCACCGGGCATTGAGCAGCCCATACCGGACATACAGCCCGTCACCCCGGACCAGCCGGAGATTCAGCCGCCGCTCACCGAGCCGTCGCGCAACAGCCAGAGCGGCCGCGTGCCCGTGCGCGAAACCGCCGGCTCTTTCTTCGACGAGATAGGCTAG
- a CDS encoding 4'-phosphopantetheinyl transferase superfamily protein yields the protein MPLLITQKIDNHTWLGIWQLQEPEAALYAALPPQADVSALAGKVHPKRRLEWLASRVLVYGLLQKFTAEPLVLARTEEGMPYFPGNPLYVSITHSPQLVAVILSDKYKVGIDIELVTPKALRVQDKFLTAEEKQHTASDETSTCLYWSAKETLYKLYSRKRLILKENLLLCPANEPNVLLGRVQTENFSKLYQIQHATILNHVLTYCIDAPEPSL from the coding sequence ATGCCCCTGTTGATCACCCAAAAAATTGACAATCACACCTGGCTGGGAATCTGGCAACTGCAGGAGCCGGAGGCCGCCTTATATGCCGCCCTGCCCCCACAGGCCGACGTGAGCGCCCTAGCGGGCAAGGTACACCCCAAACGGCGGCTGGAGTGGCTGGCCAGCCGGGTGCTGGTGTACGGGCTGCTGCAGAAATTCACAGCGGAGCCACTGGTGCTGGCCCGCACCGAAGAGGGCATGCCTTACTTCCCCGGCAACCCCCTGTATGTTTCCATCACGCACTCGCCGCAGTTGGTCGCCGTTATACTTTCAGATAAATATAAGGTTGGCATAGATATTGAATTAGTGACCCCGAAAGCGCTGCGTGTACAGGACAAATTCCTGACGGCGGAGGAAAAACAGCACACCGCCTCCGACGAAACAAGCACCTGCCTGTACTGGAGCGCCAAGGAAACCTTATATAAACTGTATAGCCGAAAACGGCTGATTCTAAAAGAAAACCTGCTGCTGTGCCCGGCCAATGAACCAAATGTGCTGCTGGGGCGTGTGCAAACCGAAAATTTTTCTAAATTGTACCAGATTCAGCACGCCACCATCCTAAACCACGTGCTCACCTACTGCATCGACGCACCTGAACCAAGCCTTTAA
- a CDS encoding NHL repeat-containing protein, which translates to MINFRHLAAAVVLFVSGFTASAQGEKAHWYFGKGAGIIFSGDSATATNSRLFTEEGSATLSDKDGNLLLYTNGITVWNRNHRVMPNGNGLMGGKSSTQSALILPKPGTDSTYYIFTTDIQAQSDGLRYTVVDMTKAEGNGDIVSRNNFLIAPSTEKLTAVRHSNNRDWWVIAHRWNSNGYIAYLVSADGVSVQPVLSNVGTVHGGPNRKAIGYLVPSPDGTRLAAALWDADSNFEVLSFDRSTGKVSDPILLKGYEEAYGVVFSPDGTKLYGTANGVGGGKAQVIQFDLAAGSADAIAKSAVVVGTSASPRIGALQLGPDGKVYVARQGNSYLGVISNPNAKGKASTYTDDGFHLGKQKSDLGLPNFAQGL; encoded by the coding sequence ATGATCAACTTCAGACACCTGGCAGCGGCCGTTGTTCTTTTTGTCAGCGGCTTTACGGCCTCTGCGCAAGGCGAGAAAGCGCACTGGTACTTCGGCAAAGGCGCAGGCATTATTTTTTCCGGCGACTCTGCCACCGCCACCAACAGCCGGCTGTTTACCGAGGAAGGCAGCGCCACTTTGTCGGATAAAGACGGCAACCTGCTTTTATATACCAACGGCATCACCGTCTGGAACCGCAACCACCGCGTCATGCCCAACGGCAACGGCCTGATGGGCGGCAAATCCTCTACCCAGTCGGCGCTGATTTTGCCGAAGCCGGGCACCGACAGCACCTACTATATCTTCACCACCGACATACAGGCCCAGTCGGACGGCCTGCGCTATACCGTGGTGGATATGACGAAGGCAGAGGGCAACGGCGATATCGTGTCGCGCAACAACTTCCTGATTGCCCCGTCCACCGAGAAACTCACCGCCGTGCGCCACAGTAACAACCGCGACTGGTGGGTGATCGCGCACCGCTGGAACAGCAACGGCTATATCGCCTATCTGGTGTCAGCGGATGGGGTGAGCGTGCAGCCGGTGCTGAGCAACGTGGGCACGGTGCATGGCGGCCCTAACCGCAAAGCCATCGGCTACCTGGTGCCCTCCCCGGACGGCACCAGACTGGCCGCCGCCCTCTGGGATGCCGATAGCAACTTTGAGGTCCTTTCATTCGACCGCAGCACCGGAAAGGTGTCAGACCCCATCCTGCTGAAGGGATATGAAGAAGCCTATGGGGTGGTGTTCTCGCCGGATGGCACCAAGCTGTATGGCACGGCCAATGGCGTGGGCGGCGGCAAGGCGCAGGTCATCCAGTTCGATCTGGCTGCGGGCAGCGCCGATGCCATCGCCAAATCGGCGGTGGTGGTGGGCACCTCCGCCAGCCCCCGCATCGGGGCGCTGCAACTGGGCCCGGACGGGAAGGTATATGTGGCCCGGCAGGGCAACAGCTACCTTGGCGTCATCAGCAACCCCAACGCCAAAGGCAAGGCCAGCACCTACACCGACGACGGCTTCCACCTGGGAAAACAGAAAAGCGATCTGGGCCTGCCCAACTTTGCACAGGGGCTTTAG